The Longimicrobium sp. genome includes the window ATGGCCGGCGGGCTCCTCCGTCATCCATCATCTAAAGCACCAAGGACGAAGCACTTGGCACTTGCCGTTCAGGACTCCTCCTCGTCGTCCACCACCGGCAGCCCCTCGGGCCAGCCGCGCCCGCCGGCGTAGCGGTCGGCGTACGACGACTGCTGCTGCTGCTGCGAGTGCGAGGCGCCGCCGTAGCTGCGCGTCCGCGCCACCGGAGTCTGGTAGTTGCCGAAGTTCTCCTCGTTGACCACCGGCTGCCGCTCGGAGAGCAGGAACTTCTGCAGCAGCTCGGGCGTGATCACCGTGCGGTCGTCGGCCTCCTCCCACAGGTCGCGGTGCGGCTGCTGGGGGCCGCTGCCGTGGTACAGGTGGATCAGCACCCCCTCGTTCTTGGCCGCGCGGATGGCGGGGAGGAAGTCGCTGTCGCCGGTGACCAGGATGGCGCGGTGGATGCGCTGCTTGGTGGCCAGCATGATCAGGTCGACGCCCAGGTAGATGTCCACCCGCTTCTGCTCGAAGATCGGCCGGTTGCTCTCGCGGTCGGTCCCGCGGTACTCCAGCTTCCCCTCGCGCACCTCGAAGCGGTTCAGGCGGTTGAGCGCGCTGAAGAAGCGCTGCTTCCCGGCGTAGCGCTCCTCCTCCTCCGGCGTGGGCACCGGGCTCATGTAGGGGAGGCAGTGATAGTAGTACGTGCGCAGCAGGTCGTCGGGCTTCGAGAGCTCGCTCGCCAGCTTCCCGAAGTCGATGCGCGGGGACCCACAGTCGCGGGACACGCGGTCGAAGTACCCGCCGTCCACGAAGATCGCGGTCTGACCCATTGAATGAAACCCTCGCCTAAGGATAGACAAAACCCGCCCTCACCGAGCGGCGGGAAAGATTGAACCGGCGATCCCTCCGCCGATCATGAGACCGCCCGCGCGAATCCGCGCGGACGCGCCCGTCGCGTGATGAATTATCCAACGCCCGCTCCGTTGTCAAGGAACCCCCTGCCCCGCCGCAAGATAGGCGACAGTTCGCGAACGCTGTGCGGCGGTGGCGGGGGAAGTCGGGGACCTGATACCCGGGCGGCGCGCCCGGGTGCCGCGGGTCAGCTCCGCCGGTCCGGGCCGCCCCTCCGGCGGGCGTGCATCGTACTTGCGTAGCCCCCCGGCACGCAGGTGGGAACTCCCGGCTGGAGCCGCAACGATGAAGGACTTCCTCGAGCTCGTGCTGCACCCCGCGTTCGCCGGCACCGCCGGCGTCGTGGCCCTCGCCGCCGCCGTCTTCCTGGTGGACCGCGGCCGCATCCGCTGGGCGGTCGCGTCGGGCTGCGTGTCGGCCGCCCTGATCGCCGTGGTGGCGGTGGGCGCCTGGCGGCAGCACAACGCGCCGCCGGTGGCCAGCGCCTTCACCTCCGGCCAGCCCGGCTGCGGCGACGCCGTGGTGCGCGTGCCCGAGCTGCAGCTCCGCGTGGAGCCCAAGGACGCCGCCAAGCTCCTCTTCATCCTCCACGAGGGCGACCGCGTCGGCATCGTCTGCGGCAACGGCGACCAGGCCGGGCCCGGCGTGAAGTGGACGCGCGTGCGCTACCAGATGTGGGAGGGGTGGGTGGCCGAGCGGGTCGAGGTCGCGCAGGGCGTGCAGGTCTACCTGGAGCGCCTCCCGCCCACCACGCTGCGGTCGGTGCGCTGAGTGCGTGAGTGCGTGAGTGCGTGAGTGCGTCGGGACCGGAGCAGTTCCGCACTTCCGCACTTCCGCACTAACGCACTTCTGGTTCGGGCGTGTCCCTCCGCTGCGCTCCGGGCCGGGCTGCGCGCGCGGTAGGGCAACAAACAACGTTGCCCAACCGCGCCGGGCCACCGCCGCCACGAAACCCCCGTGGCGGCGCCGTCCCGGCCCTGTCGGGCGCGCATCCCTCACGCAACCGCAATGGTATAGGGGACAGGGGACAGGGAACAGCCGGCACCGATCCCCCGTCCCCCGCTAGCCTCGTAAAGTCCACCCTCTCCCGAAGTTGGGAGAGGGTTGCCGCTCTAAGGCGGCGGGTGAGGGCCCCCGCCGCCGCGAGGAGGCTGGGAGGCGGCTCCACCAGACCCGGCCTCCTCAGCGCACGTCCAGCAGCTCCACCTCGAACACCAGCGTCGAGTCGGGCGGGATCGGGCCCACGGCGCGCGAGCCGTAGCCCAGCCCGGGCGGGATCACCAGCCGGCGCCGGCCACCCACCTTCATCCCCGCCACCCCCTCGTCCCAGCCGCGGATCACCATCCCCGCTCCCAGGTCGAACTCGAAGGGGCGGTTGCGGTCGCGGCTGCTGTCGAACTTGCGCCCGTTCTCCAGCGTCCCCGTGTAGTGGACCGTGACGTGGTCCCCGCGCTTCGCCTCGCGCCCCGTCCCCACCTCCTCGTCCCGGTACTGAAGCCCGGAGGGGGTGGTGGTCATCCCGTCGTCGCTCACGATGCTCTCCTGGTGGCGGTCGCTCGTCCCTGCGAAACCGGGAGGATGGGCGCGCGGCCGCCCGGGCGCAAGCCGCGGCCAGGGAGGGGACGTTTTTCGCACCGGCAACACTTTTGCGGCCCCAATTTCCGCCAGGTACATTCGCGGGAGGGCTGGCTTCCCCCCGGGAGGAGGAAACGGATGCGCTCGAGCGCAAATCCCACCCGTTCAATCTGTTCATCTGCCGTCGCCCTGGCGCTCGGGTTCGGCGCCGCGCAGACGGTGGCCGTGCCCGCGCGGGACGTGGGAGACGCCGCCCGGGTCTGCAACCCCCAGCTCTGCGACCGCGCCTGCCGCGCCATCGGGGCGTTCGGCGGCACGTGTCTCGGCAACGGGAGCTGCGTCTGCTACATCGCCGCGCCGTGAGGCCGCTCTTCCCGCCGCCGCTCGCCCCGACCGGGCGGCGGCGGCGCGCTTCCCCCCATCTCCCGAAAAGGAGGCCCATCATGGATCGGCTGAACCGGATGCTGCGCCGGGGGCTCGCCCCGGCGGCGCTCGTGGCCGCGCTGGGCTTCGGCGCGGTGCAGGCGCTCGCCGCGCCGCGGGACGACGCCGGCGGGCGCGCGTGCATGCCCGACTCGTGCAACCGCTCGTGCATCAACCGCGGCGCCGAGGGCGGCAGCTGCGTGGACGGCAACTGCCTGTGCCGGCTCCCGGTGTGAGCCCGGAACCATCACCCGCAACCCAGGAGGAGCAGGATGACGAAAGCGATGCGGCGGACGCGGCGGTGGGCGCTCGGCGCGGGCGTGGCGTGCGCGCTGGGCTTCGGCGCGGCGCAGGCGCTCGCCACGCCGGCCCGCGAGTCCCCGCCCGACACGTGCAACATCCGCCAGTGCAGGGACGCATGCCAGGGCCACGGCGGCTGCGTCGGCGGGATGTGCGTCTGCACCCAGCCCACGGAATGATCCGCTCCCGGCGCGCCCCGCCGGACGGGGCGCGCCGTTCCATCCCCACCCCTGGAAGGACAGGAGGCACGATGACGAAGGTGAGATACCACGCGCGGCGCTGGGCGCTCGGCGCGGGGGTGGCGTGCGCGCTGGGCTTCGGCGCGGCGCAGGCGCTCGCCACGCCGAGCACGTCGGCGCCGCCCGACACCTGCGACCGGCGCGCGTGCAAGGACTACTGCGCCGCGCGGGGCGCCTCGGGCACCTGCTCCGGCGGGATGTGCATCTGCTTCATCCCGGTCGAGTGAGCCGCTCCCGGCGCGCCCCGCCGGCCGGGGCGCGCCGTCCATTCCCCACCCTCTGGCCAGGAGGCACGATGACGAAGGTGAGGCAGCGCGCGCAGCGCTGGGCGTTCGGCGCGGCGGTGGCCGCGGCGCTGGGCTTCGGCGCCACGCAGGCGGCCGCCGCGCCCGGCACCTCCGGCGCGGCCGCCGCCCGGTGCGACCCCGAGCGCTGCAACGAGCAGTGCCAGCGCAACATCCCGGGCTCCACCGGCGTCTGCGTGGGCGGGCGCTTCTGCGACTGCCTGCTGGGGCCGTGAAGACCGCGCCGGGCGCGCCCCCGGCGCCCCGGGGCGCGCCCGGCCCTCCCGACCCGAAGACACGGACGACGAAGATGACGATGCGACTGCAGCGGTGGGCGCTCGCCGCTGGACTGGCCGCCTCCCTCGGCTTCGGCGCCGCGCAGGCGGTGGCGGCGCCGGCGGATTCCCCGGCCGAGCGGACCTGCATCCCCGACAAGTGCCGGGCCGCGTGCCGGGCGCAGGGCCAGACGGGCGGTGCCTGCTTCCAGGACACCTGCTTCTGCTACATCACCTGATCCGCCCCGGCACGGGCATCACCCTCCAGACCGGAAGGAGTCACCGATCCCATGCAGCGGACGTTGATATCCCGGAGGCTCGTGCCGGCGGGCATCGCCGCCGCGCTCGCGTTCGGCGCGGCGCAGG containing:
- a CDS encoding NYN domain-containing protein yields the protein MGQTAIFVDGGYFDRVSRDCGSPRIDFGKLASELSKPDDLLRTYYYHCLPYMSPVPTPEEEERYAGKQRFFSALNRLNRFEVREGKLEYRGTDRESNRPIFEQKRVDIYLGVDLIMLATKQRIHRAILVTGDSDFLPAIRAAKNEGVLIHLYHGSGPQQPHRDLWEEADDRTVITPELLQKFLLSERQPVVNEENFGNYQTPVARTRSYGGASHSQQQQQSSYADRYAGGRGWPEGLPVVDDEEES
- a CDS encoding FKBP-type peptidyl-prolyl cis-trans isomerase, with the translated sequence MSDDGMTTTPSGLQYRDEEVGTGREAKRGDHVTVHYTGTLENGRKFDSSRDRNRPFEFDLGAGMVIRGWDEGVAGMKVGGRRRLVIPPGLGYGSRAVGPIPPDSTLVFEVELLDVR